In a single window of the Pocillopora verrucosa isolate sample1 chromosome 4, ASM3666991v2, whole genome shotgun sequence genome:
- the LOC131784810 gene encoding mitogen-activated protein kinase kinase kinase 2-like isoform X3 codes for MFSKLRKRDFAVREFKIDACEVQDVGSPFCYSPVEVHSSPETKYDFFGAHSFREWTLGKRIGAGAFGEVYECTFPTGDYKGLCAVKIVKIEPQYTQSQKEVELLTNEINILKEIRHDRVVAYYESVEKDNHLHLFMEFMRGGSLYDRIKKKKVLSEKESRKYTMQILEGVSFLHSKEIIHRDIKGKNVLLDEHGNVKLADFGLSKVIQKIGSKTALESYCGTPYWMAPEMFWGKGYGKKADIWSVGCTAVEMLTGSPPLGDLEPMAAIFLIGSKPTVPKLPKDTSKATKDLIAAALTWKPQKRPWSNDLLDEFF; via the exons ATGTTCTCCAAGCTGAGAAAGAGGGACTTCGCGGTTAGGGAGTTCAAG ATAGACGCATGTGAAGTCCAAGATGTAGGGAGCCCCTTCTGTTATTCCCCTGTAG AGGTGCACTCG TCACCGGAAACTAAATATGATTTCTTTGGAG CCCATTCTTTTCGAGAGTGGACATTGGGCAAACGTATTGGAGCCGGAGCTTTTGGCGAG gtataTGAGTGTACTTTTCCAACGGGAGACTATAAAGGCCTGTGTGCTGTGAAAATAGTCAAGATAGAGCCTCAGTATACTCAATCGCAAAAG GAGGTGGAACTACTCACAAATGAAATcaacattttgaaagaaatcagacACGACCGAGTTGTGGCCTATTATGAAAGCGTAGAGAAAGACAATCATCTCCATCTATTTATGGAATTTATGAGAGGG GGATCATTGTATGATCgcataaagaagaaaaaagttctCTCTGAAAAAGAGTCGAGAAAGTACACCATGCAAATATTGGAAGGAGTATCTTTTCtacattcaaaagaaattattcataGGGACATCAAAG GAAAAAACGTCCTTCTAGATGAACATGGAAATGTTAAACTGGCAGACTTCGGACTATCGAAAGTAATTCAG AAAATTGGGAGCAAAACCGCTCTTGAATCCTATTGCGGCACTCCCTACTGGATGGCACCAGAAATGTTCTGGGGAAAAGGATACGGTAAAAAGGCAGACATTTG GAGTGTCGGTTGTACAGCTGTGGAAATGTTGACGGGAAGCCCTCCGCTGGGTGACCTTGAACCAATGGCGGCCATCTTCCTTATTGGATCTAAGCCAACGGTACCAAAGTTGCCGAAGGATACATCAAAAGCTACAAAGGATCTTATTGCGGCTGCTTTGACATG GAAACCTCAGAAACGACCATGGTCGAACGATTTGCTGGATGAATTTTTTTGA
- the LOC131784810 gene encoding mitogen-activated protein kinase kinase kinase 2-like isoform X2: MFSKLRKRDFAVREFKIDACEVQDVGSPFCYSPVVLIFFFLSCFVCASVPESEVHSSPETKYDFFGAHSFREWTLGKRIGAGAFGEVYECTFPTGDYKGLCAVKIVKIEPQYTQSQKEVELLTNEINILKEIRHDRVVAYYESVEKDNHLHLFMEFMRGGSLYDRIKKKKVLSEKESRKYTMQILEGVSFLHSKEIIHRDIKGKNVLLDEHGNVKLADFGLSKVIQKIGSKTALESYCGTPYWMAPEMFWGKGYGKKADIWSVGCTAVEMLTGSPPLGDLEPMAAIFLIGSKPTVPKLPKDTSKATKDLIAAALTWASRMFQSKTDPCVYIM, encoded by the exons ATGTTCTCCAAGCTGAGAAAGAGGGACTTCGCGGTTAGGGAGTTCAAG ATAGACGCATGTGAAGTCCAAGATGTAGGGAGCCCCTTCTGTTATTCCCCTGTAG tattgattttcttctttctttcatgcTTCGTTTGTGCTTCCGTCCCTGAATCAGAGGTGCACTCG TCACCGGAAACTAAATATGATTTCTTTGGAG CCCATTCTTTTCGAGAGTGGACATTGGGCAAACGTATTGGAGCCGGAGCTTTTGGCGAG gtataTGAGTGTACTTTTCCAACGGGAGACTATAAAGGCCTGTGTGCTGTGAAAATAGTCAAGATAGAGCCTCAGTATACTCAATCGCAAAAG GAGGTGGAACTACTCACAAATGAAATcaacattttgaaagaaatcagacACGACCGAGTTGTGGCCTATTATGAAAGCGTAGAGAAAGACAATCATCTCCATCTATTTATGGAATTTATGAGAGGG GGATCATTGTATGATCgcataaagaagaaaaaagttctCTCTGAAAAAGAGTCGAGAAAGTACACCATGCAAATATTGGAAGGAGTATCTTTTCtacattcaaaagaaattattcataGGGACATCAAAG GAAAAAACGTCCTTCTAGATGAACATGGAAATGTTAAACTGGCAGACTTCGGACTATCGAAAGTAATTCAG AAAATTGGGAGCAAAACCGCTCTTGAATCCTATTGCGGCACTCCCTACTGGATGGCACCAGAAATGTTCTGGGGAAAAGGATACGGTAAAAAGGCAGACATTTG GAGTGTCGGTTGTACAGCTGTGGAAATGTTGACGGGAAGCCCTCCGCTGGGTGACCTTGAACCAATGGCGGCCATCTTCCTTATTGGATCTAAGCCAACGGTACCAAAGTTGCCGAAGGATACATCAAAAGCTACAAAGGATCTTATTGCGGCTGCTTTGACATG GGCCTCTCGGATGTTCCAATCAAAGACTGATCCATGTGTCTATATAATGTAA
- the LOC131784810 gene encoding mitogen-activated protein kinase kinase kinase 2-like isoform X1, with protein MFSKLRKRDFAVREFKIDACEVQDVGSPFCYSPVVLIFFFLSCFVCASVPESEVHSSPETKYDFFGAHSFREWTLGKRIGAGAFGEVYECTFPTGDYKGLCAVKIVKIEPQYTQSQKEVELLTNEINILKEIRHDRVVAYYESVEKDNHLHLFMEFMRGGSLYDRIKKKKVLSEKESRKYTMQILEGVSFLHSKEIIHRDIKGKNVLLDEHGNVKLADFGLSKVIQKIGSKTALESYCGTPYWMAPEMFWGKGYGKKADIWSVGCTAVEMLTGSPPLGDLEPMAAIFLIGSKPTVPKLPKDTSKATKDLIAAALTWKPQKRPWSNDLLDEFF; from the exons ATGTTCTCCAAGCTGAGAAAGAGGGACTTCGCGGTTAGGGAGTTCAAG ATAGACGCATGTGAAGTCCAAGATGTAGGGAGCCCCTTCTGTTATTCCCCTGTAG tattgattttcttctttctttcatgcTTCGTTTGTGCTTCCGTCCCTGAATCAGAGGTGCACTCG TCACCGGAAACTAAATATGATTTCTTTGGAG CCCATTCTTTTCGAGAGTGGACATTGGGCAAACGTATTGGAGCCGGAGCTTTTGGCGAG gtataTGAGTGTACTTTTCCAACGGGAGACTATAAAGGCCTGTGTGCTGTGAAAATAGTCAAGATAGAGCCTCAGTATACTCAATCGCAAAAG GAGGTGGAACTACTCACAAATGAAATcaacattttgaaagaaatcagacACGACCGAGTTGTGGCCTATTATGAAAGCGTAGAGAAAGACAATCATCTCCATCTATTTATGGAATTTATGAGAGGG GGATCATTGTATGATCgcataaagaagaaaaaagttctCTCTGAAAAAGAGTCGAGAAAGTACACCATGCAAATATTGGAAGGAGTATCTTTTCtacattcaaaagaaattattcataGGGACATCAAAG GAAAAAACGTCCTTCTAGATGAACATGGAAATGTTAAACTGGCAGACTTCGGACTATCGAAAGTAATTCAG AAAATTGGGAGCAAAACCGCTCTTGAATCCTATTGCGGCACTCCCTACTGGATGGCACCAGAAATGTTCTGGGGAAAAGGATACGGTAAAAAGGCAGACATTTG GAGTGTCGGTTGTACAGCTGTGGAAATGTTGACGGGAAGCCCTCCGCTGGGTGACCTTGAACCAATGGCGGCCATCTTCCTTATTGGATCTAAGCCAACGGTACCAAAGTTGCCGAAGGATACATCAAAAGCTACAAAGGATCTTATTGCGGCTGCTTTGACATG GAAACCTCAGAAACGACCATGGTCGAACGATTTGCTGGATGAATTTTTTTGA